A region from the Pseudomonas sp. P8_229 genome encodes:
- a CDS encoding DUF6124 family protein — protein MIKPSPNPPEADCISPYESLDSKKLHDAAERALDHYLKPSATTLKFHKPSTMFQVVPEMDNESLLVHACESLASASIMASDIAAYVDPPQRHTILAIQQIIMLAELAVNRVLDNVEISQSPTHS, from the coding sequence ATGATTAAGCCTTCACCCAATCCGCCCGAAGCGGACTGCATCTCCCCCTACGAATCCCTCGACTCGAAAAAACTCCACGACGCCGCCGAGCGCGCGCTGGATCACTACCTCAAACCGTCCGCCACCACCCTCAAATTCCACAAACCCAGCACGATGTTTCAGGTTGTCCCTGAAATGGATAACGAGAGCCTGCTGGTTCATGCCTGCGAATCACTGGCCTCGGCGAGCATCATGGCCAGCGATATTGCGGCCTATGTCGATCCGCCACAGCGGCACACAATCCTGGCAATCCAGCAGATCATCATGCTGGCGGAGCTGGCAGTGAATCGGGTGCTGGATAATGTGGAAATCAGCCAATCCCCAACACACAGTTGA